GGGATAACGCGAATGGCAAAGACCTTAGATAAAGTGGATGTAGTGACTGTAGGTGTTGGATGGTTGGGCGGAATTATCGGCGCGGAGTGTGCGAAAGCCGGGATGAAAGTCATTGGAATTGAGCGCGGAAAAGAAAGAGGTACGGCAGATTATTTAATGGTTCACGATGAGTATCGCTACGCAATCCGTTACGAATTAATGCAAGATTTATCAAAAGAAACGATTACATTCAGGAATAACCGGAAGATGCGGGCGCTACCGATGCGCCAAATGGGTTCTTTCCTTCTAGGAGAAGGACTCGGTGGAGCTGGAACCCATTGGAATGGGCATACTTGGCGTTTCCTGCCGTATGATTTTGAAATTAAAACTTTGACGGAGAAAAAGTACGGAAAAGACAAGCTAACGTCCGATTATCTTCTTCAAGACTGGGGCATTACATATGACGAGTTGGAGCCTTACTTCGATAAATTTGAAAAAACAGCCGGCATATCAGGAGAAGACAAAAACCCGTTTGCGGGGAAGCGAAAAAATGATTTTCCGACGCCACCGATGATAAAGACGCCAATCTTAAGGAAGTTCGAGAAGGCGACGAGCAATCTGGGTTATACCCCGTTCATGCTGCCTTCTGCTAACTTGTCGGAAACTTATGAGAATCCCGACGGTCAAACAATTGCCGCTTGTCAATATTGCGGTTTTTGCGAGCGGTTCGGCTGTGAATACGGAGCGAAAACATCTGCGGAGATTACAGTCATTCCAACGGCATTAAAAACTGGGAATTATCAAGTTCGCTTTCACGGGAATGTCGTAGAGGTGTTGAAGGAAGGTGGCAAAGCAACAGGTGTCCGCTATATTGACACGCAAACAGGAGAAGAATTCATACAACCCGCAGAAGTGGTTGTGTTAACAAGTTATGTCATGAACAATGCCAAGCTTCTCATGGTATCCGGCATCGGTGAAATGTATGATCCCGACACGGGAAGGGGATTACTCGGCAAAAACTATGCTTATCAAATCCTTCCAGGTGCGACAGGTTTTTTCGAAGAACAGATGAATGTCTTCATGGGAGCGGGTTCGCTTGGTATGACAATTGATGATCTCAACGGAGACAACTACGATCACAGTGAGTTAGATTTCATACACGGGGCGAGTATTTCAATTACCCAGCCGGGTGTCCGTCCTATTCAGACAAACCCAGTCCCGCCAGATACGCCTGCATGGGGACCGGAATTTAAGAAAGCGTCAATTTATAATTATTCAAGAACACTTAGTATAGGAGGGCAAGGCGCGTCAATCCCGCACAAGGAAAACTTCTTGTCGCTTGACCCAGATTATAAAGATGTGTACGGCGTGCCGTTGCTGCAATTGACGTATAACTTTACCGAACAAGATC
This genomic window from Sporosarcina sp. Marseille-Q4063 contains:
- a CDS encoding GMC family oxidoreductase, encoding MAKTLDKVDVVTVGVGWLGGIIGAECAKAGMKVIGIERGKERGTADYLMVHDEYRYAIRYELMQDLSKETITFRNNRKMRALPMRQMGSFLLGEGLGGAGTHWNGHTWRFLPYDFEIKTLTEKKYGKDKLTSDYLLQDWGITYDELEPYFDKFEKTAGISGEDKNPFAGKRKNDFPTPPMIKTPILRKFEKATSNLGYTPFMLPSANLSETYENPDGQTIAACQYCGFCERFGCEYGAKTSAEITVIPTALKTGNYQVRFHGNVVEVLKEGGKATGVRYIDTQTGEEFIQPAEVVVLTSYVMNNAKLLMVSGIGEMYDPDTGRGLLGKNYAYQILPGATGFFEEQMNVFMGAGSLGMTIDDLNGDNYDHSELDFIHGASISITQPGVRPIQTNPVPPDTPAWGPEFKKASIYNYSRTLSIGGQGASIPHKENFLSLDPDYKDVYGVPLLQLTYNFTEQDRNLHKYLTEKAKTIMEEMGAKTTVPGNPLSDYDIVPYQTTHNTGGTIMGASPDDSVVNNYLQHWEVDNLFVVGAGNFPHNGGYNPTGTVGALAYRAAEGIIKYSKDGGLLV